A region from the Mustela erminea isolate mMusErm1 chromosome 10, mMusErm1.Pri, whole genome shotgun sequence genome encodes:
- the HMGB4 gene encoding high mobility group protein B4, with protein MNMGKEIQIRPKANVSSYIHFLLNYRNKFKEQQPNTYLGFKEFSRKCSEKWRSISKHEKAKYEALAKLDKARYQEEMMNYVGKKKKRRKRDPQAPRRPPSSFLLFCQDHFARLKRENPSWSVVQVARASGKMWSAKTDAEKQPYEQRAALLRAKYQEELEIYRKQCNARKGLQGSAKNQRRRKTDSDKADGSN; from the coding sequence atgaACATGGGAAAAGAAATCCAGATAAGGCCCAAGGCAAATGTTTCTTCTTACATCCACTTTTTGCTGAATTACAGGAACAAGTTCAAGGAGCAGCAGCCAAATACCTACCTTGGCTTTAAAGAGTTCTCTAGAAAGTGTTCGGAAAAATGGAGGTCCATCTCAAAGCACGAAAAGGCCAAATATGAAGCTCTGGCCAAGCTCGACAAAGCCCGGTATCAGGAAGAGATGATGAATTATGTTGGCAAGAAGAAGAAGCGGAGAAAACGGGACCCCCAAgcacccagacgccccccatCATCCTTCTTGCTCTTCTGCCAAGACCACTTTGCCCGGCTGAAGAGGGAGAATCCGAGCTGGTCAGTAGTGCAGGTGGCAAGGGCCTCAGGAAAGATGTGGTCTGCGAAAACAGATGCTGAAAAGCAGCCATATGAGCAAAGAGCAGCTCTCCTGAGAGCCAAATACCAAGAGGAATTGGAAATCTACCGCAAACAATGTAATGCCAGGAAGGGCCTCCAAGGGTCAGCTAAGAACCAGCGCAGAAGGAAAACTGACTCGGACAAAGCTGATGGATCCAATTAG